A single window of bacterium DNA harbors:
- a CDS encoding thiolase family protein produces MKLNAIVAGVGMTPFGKHMETGLKALGAQAVQEAVSDSGLSLESLEAAWVGNAAAGLVTGQECIRGQVILRSIGLGKLPVVNVENACASASTALNQAAAMVSAGLYDVVLALGVEKLYHADKRKSFSAFSGAVDVEAMQEIMKRLQDNAKQSGAKSGSSGAGEKRSMFMDIYAAAARGHMKQYGTTVEQFAGVSAKNSFHGSLNERAQFREALSVEDVLASPMIAEPLTRPMCSPIGDGAAAVVLVSEAKARELGIKRPVRIASSVLRSGWDHDYGQDGAGEVCSREAYEEAGIGPNELSVVELHDASAPAEVMAYEYLGLCPSGEGGKLIDEGVTRLGGRLPVNTSGGLLRKGHPVGATGIAQIVELTEQLQGRSGKRQVEGASIGLAQNGGGNIGADVAAMCVTILKA; encoded by the coding sequence ATGAAGCTCAATGCAATCGTGGCCGGCGTCGGAATGACGCCGTTTGGCAAGCACATGGAAACCGGTCTGAAGGCGTTGGGCGCCCAGGCCGTACAAGAGGCGGTTTCGGATTCGGGTCTTTCGCTCGAGTCGCTCGAGGCGGCGTGGGTCGGCAACGCAGCGGCGGGTCTGGTGACCGGCCAGGAGTGTATTCGCGGCCAGGTCATCTTGCGTTCGATCGGGCTGGGCAAGCTGCCGGTCGTGAACGTGGAGAACGCCTGCGCGAGTGCATCGACGGCCTTGAATCAGGCTGCGGCGATGGTGAGTGCGGGTCTGTACGACGTGGTGCTCGCGCTCGGCGTCGAGAAGCTCTACCACGCAGACAAGCGCAAGTCGTTCAGTGCCTTCTCGGGCGCGGTCGACGTCGAGGCGATGCAGGAGATCATGAAGCGCCTGCAGGACAACGCGAAGCAGAGCGGCGCGAAGAGCGGCTCGTCGGGAGCGGGTGAGAAGCGTTCGATGTTCATGGACATCTACGCGGCTGCGGCGCGTGGACATATGAAGCAGTACGGCACGACCGTCGAGCAGTTCGCCGGTGTCTCGGCCAAGAACTCCTTCCACGGCTCATTGAACGAGCGCGCGCAATTCCGCGAGGCGCTCAGCGTCGAAGACGTACTGGCCTCGCCGATGATCGCCGAACCGCTCACGCGACCCATGTGCTCGCCGATTGGCGATGGCGCCGCGGCGGTCGTGCTGGTGAGTGAGGCGAAGGCGCGCGAACTGGGCATCAAGCGGCCCGTGCGAATCGCCTCCAGCGTGTTGCGTTCCGGCTGGGATCACGACTACGGTCAGGACGGCGCCGGCGAGGTGTGCTCGCGCGAGGCCTACGAGGAAGCGGGCATCGGTCCCAATGAACTCAGTGTCGTCGAGCTCCACGATGCCTCCGCACCTGCAGAGGTCATGGCCTACGAGTACCTGGGCCTGTGTCCCAGTGGTGAAGGCGGAAAGCTGATCGACGAAGGGGTAACGCGACTGGGCGGGCGCTTGCCGGTGAACACCTCGGGTGGATTGCTGCGCAAGGGACATCCCGTCGGTGCAACCGGTATCGCGCAGATCGTCGAACTGACCGAGCAACTCCAGGGTCGCTCGGGCAAGCGCCAGGTCGAAGGCGCGAGCATCGGGCTGGCGCAAAACGGCGGCGGAAATATCGGCGCCGACGTTGCAGCAATGTGCGTGACGATCCTGAAGGCCTGA